In Citrus sinensis cultivar Valencia sweet orange chromosome 3, DVS_A1.0, whole genome shotgun sequence, the sequence TTTGGTGATACTGTCTATTTCTTCAACCATAAATTATTTCAGCTTTGCAAGATTTTCGTTGTTCCTCCAAGGCATACAAACTTTGATTTGTCACTGTCAACATCAAGACTTTAACTGAATGGCATGCCTTTGAACAAGTCATGTCCTCAAATTGGGCATTCTAGCAGAATGTTATTATGATGTTTGAAGAAAGTGCAGGGATCTATTCTGgcatattttatatatatttgcaaaTTGATCTGCATTTGTAGCACGTGAAGCTGAAGCAAATCATATGCAAAGATTTCGAATTACTTTTTATCTTCATCTACTTACAATTTTATGAATTCATCCTAACGTCCAACCCCTCAATTGTATTATCATGTACATGTATGTGCCAATAGGATTATCATTTATTAACTTGCCTTCATTGTGACCTTCCTTGGGGGTTGTTGTCTTCGTTGGCTGTGCAGGTTCCTGAATCACATCACAATCACTGTTTGGTGGATACCCACAGATTGAGTTTATGAGTGCAGCGAATAAAGATAAACTGCTTAAGAAAGACATTTAGACATACTTTGGCCACAATCATGTATAgcaagaattatttttttataaatcataTGTGATAGTTTCTAAATGGTCTTccctcccccccccctccccccggCCCGTTTTTGCGCGATGCgttattgtaaaaatgaatTGTTCTGAGAACTCAATGAAGTTGAGAAAAGGAGTGGCCCACGTTGCCTTCGATGAGATAGGGATAAGCTTTGCAATTGATATATATAGTATGATATGATTTGGTATTGACTAAAAAAGGATAAGATAATTGAATTCTATTGGGTTAGATATGGAAAAGACAATCAAAGACacaaaaattatcaaacaatcATTAGTGGAGTTTTGATGCTGATGACAGTGCCACTTCATATGTTACGGAGGAATTAACTATGGTGTAACTGTGCTACTATACTATAATTATTTCCAATCATTAAATAGAGTTATTAGATTTAAAAGTGAGAGATTAAGTAACTGTGTTATGATACCACAGTTACACCAGATCCATGTTCTGGAATTCACGCATTcagatttaaaatataataatgatatttcgTGTTGGATGGAAGATATGATTTCACACAAATGCACTCCTAAAACTGAGCTACTTTTATTGGTATGCAGTAGTCGAGCcagattttgataattttggtAGGCCTACAAGAAGCAATGGCATGCCCAGATTACCAATAGAATTTGATCCGAGCACATGCTACATAATCTTTACCATATTGGGTGCATGCCAGAGGAATCATAAGAGCCGTCATGTCAGAATCCAAAATCACTTTGATTTTTGTACATGAAAACACAAATAAACATGGAAACACCTCGAGAGAAATGAGTGAGAGACAACATCAAAGGGGCAAACAACAATAACTATAGTTTCTATGAGAACGCTGGATGGAaacattatatatttttaattttaatttttttttactcattgataaaaatgaaatactaCCTATACAACAGAACCAGAAGAGAGGCTATTGTTGATTTTCTGCTCTTTTATATTCCCTCAACAAGCACTAACAAACCACTCAATTACAACAAAtttcccccccaaaaaaaaaaaaattcagaagaAAGTGTTTCTGCTGCTACATCACATCTTTCATTCTGAATCACTTTCCATGCTTCCCATGGCCTTTAATCCTCTTGGTCTCTGCATTATTTGGTAACAGAGAAAACAGAAACACAACCGATTTACTCATCTCTTCCCAGGAAAAGAGAAAccaaaaataagaagaaattgatCAACTAAAACTAATAATGTTACCTTCTTAGAGCTTTTCTTCTCCCTAACTTCATATCTCTCTTGGCACATATCAGTCAACCAAGCCCCAGGACTCACCAACTGCCGCCAccaaccaaaacaaaataagtaaaaaaatttataaaaaagcaaacaaaccCAGTAAACAAATccaatttttgttgttaatttttcaatcaacaAAGGTCATAAATCTTTGTTTGCATAACTTACAAGTAAACTTCTTTGAATTATCTTGGCTCTCTTTTTAGGCCTTTGAGGAGGCTTGCAACCTTTCATGGCCAAAAAATCTTCCTCTTTCTCTTTGTTTGACAAAGCAATGTAAAGCTTTGGCCAAACGGCCAATTTTTTATCCTCTCCATTTTTGGCATCCACCGAAACCTTGCCATTGCCATTCTCATCCACTAGACAACTAGCCGATCCTCTTGTGGTGTAATATCTGTCTTCCTTCTCGGGGGAGGATGATTTCCTGTTCTCGTTTGAACCTGAACGCAGAATCGTGCCCTCAGAATTTCTGTAACCAAACATAAGAACAATTAAACTTCCATTTATTGAATCATCCATCAGTCACTGTTAAAATCAAAAACTCAACCCCATATCAGAACTCTTACACATCAACATCCTCATTTACTTTTcacttttcctttaattttctgcTATATCTTTCTCAGAAACCAAACAGAAATAACAAGAAAAGCTCCAATCTCACTTTCTCTAAATCGTTAATTCTTATGggaaaaccaaacaaaaatcCTCCAGCGAACAGAGCCTCACAACAACCAAAATTAGCTCTTTCAATTctcaaaaacccaaaaaagaaaaaaagaatcaaattcTCTGCTTAACAACCAAACAAAATGATgaccaaaaaaacaaaaaaaaaagctttcaaaaaaattcatgaaatTTCTGGGGCCAAATTCTTAGAATCAAAACAACAAATCCACacttgaaattcttttttaagcaaaaaaaaataaaaaataaaaaattttaaaaaatttacaaatcatCACACCTAGTGAAACGAGTGGAGGTATCTTTGTCAGAAGCAGCGGTGACCAAAC encodes:
- the LOC102622575 gene encoding uncharacterized protein LOC102622575, with the translated sequence MEKEEKNQRACKLSSTSTSTSISMEPEFFLQWGNKKRLRCVRVKDPQKQLSQKSNGAVIRRKMTSRIDRCLVTAASDKDTSTRFTRNSEGTILRSGSNENRKSSSPEKEDRYYTTRGSASCLVDENGNGKVSVDAKNGEDKKLAVWPKLYIALSNKEKEEDFLAMKGCKPPQRPKKRAKIIQRSLLLVSPGAWLTDMCQERYEVREKKSSKKRPRGLKAMGSMESDSE